The Tumebacillus sp. BK434 genome has a segment encoding these proteins:
- a CDS encoding ArsC/Spx/MgsR family protein, whose protein sequence is MEVTERNLVEHMLTAAEILDLAAAMELKVHDLLRANSPVYKERKDELKAMGEAELAAVMSTEPTLIKRPIVKTEQGYVVGLDEEKINELIGARQA, encoded by the coding sequence GTGGAAGTAACGGAGCGCAATCTGGTCGAGCACATGTTGACCGCGGCAGAGATTCTGGATCTGGCAGCAGCTATGGAACTGAAAGTCCATGATCTGCTGCGGGCCAACTCTCCCGTCTACAAAGAGCGCAAGGATGAGCTGAAAGCGATGGGCGAAGCGGAGCTGGCAGCGGTGATGTCGACCGAGCCGACTTTGATCAAGCGCCCGATCGTGAAGACGGAGCAAGGCTATGTGGTCGGACTGGATGAAGAGAAAATCAACGAACTGATCGGAGCCCGGCAGGCGTAA